In Roseisolibacter agri, the following proteins share a genomic window:
- a CDS encoding ATP-binding response regulator translates to MTSAPPHDPFEALSREAALRCAPDGTVHWADARAARLFGLAEGRRLADVLMAGSEDKAQRLLDAARRDRVRDWELQLVDPEGVPRAVRFAAGPAGDGEIAIVCSASPEDVATQLQQMGDTLEELSRLQRESSRQAREILSGRAEISRLGTDLDDAGRGMRALYDELAESADSLKVATESRGRLVADMGHELRAPLSSILGLAKLLASGIDGTLAPEQERQVAFIRRSAEEMLELVNDLLDLSRIDAGKLRLRPAPFTVDALFALLRGQLRPLVADGAVTLTFADETGGRVIESDEGKVAQVLRNYITNALKFTEHGSVTVSARVDDEGMLRFAVRDTGIGISAPDQALVWDEFTQLDTPMHRKHKGSGLGLSLVRKLATVLGGEAGLESQPGVGTTAWLTMPVLHPDVAQLAAMRERGAHLSAGEAPVLVLEDDPQEMFVYERYLAGSGFRVIPARSVAEAREAVRHVTPAAVVLDVMLDGETSWQFLEELKRDPRLCDVPALVVTVLDRERKARALGASEFFVKPVEQQWLLRKLQSLASQRADRQVRTVLVIDDDDVSRYLVRRLLAETPYRVIEAADGPDGVVMAREQRPDVIILDFVLRTATAFDVLDQLKLDPDTRGIPVVVSTSRQLAEEERRRLATDTAAIMSKDRLSREVALARIRDALTLAVGTQGV, encoded by the coding sequence GCACTGGGCCGACGCCCGCGCCGCGCGCCTGTTCGGCCTCGCCGAGGGCCGCCGCCTCGCCGACGTCCTGATGGCCGGCTCCGAGGACAAGGCGCAGCGCCTGCTCGACGCGGCCCGGCGCGACAGGGTGCGCGACTGGGAGCTGCAGCTGGTCGACCCCGAGGGCGTCCCGCGCGCCGTGCGCTTCGCCGCGGGCCCCGCGGGCGACGGCGAGATCGCCATCGTCTGCAGCGCGAGCCCCGAGGACGTCGCGACGCAGCTCCAGCAGATGGGCGACACGCTCGAGGAGCTCTCGCGCCTGCAGCGCGAGTCGTCGCGCCAGGCGCGCGAGATCCTCTCCGGCCGCGCCGAGATCTCGCGCCTGGGCACGGACCTCGACGACGCGGGGCGCGGCATGCGCGCCCTCTACGACGAGCTGGCCGAGTCGGCCGACTCGCTGAAGGTCGCCACCGAGTCGCGCGGCCGGCTGGTCGCCGACATGGGCCACGAGCTGCGCGCGCCGCTCAGCTCCATCCTCGGCCTCGCGAAGCTGCTGGCGAGCGGCATCGACGGCACGCTCGCGCCCGAGCAGGAGCGGCAGGTCGCCTTCATCCGCCGCTCGGCCGAGGAGATGCTGGAGCTGGTGAACGACCTGCTCGACCTGTCGCGCATCGACGCGGGCAAGCTGCGGCTGCGCCCCGCGCCGTTCACGGTGGACGCGCTGTTCGCGCTGCTGCGCGGCCAGCTGCGCCCCCTCGTCGCCGACGGCGCGGTCACGCTGACGTTCGCCGACGAGACGGGCGGCCGCGTGATCGAGAGCGACGAGGGCAAGGTCGCGCAGGTGCTGCGCAACTACATCACGAACGCGCTCAAGTTCACCGAGCACGGCTCGGTCACGGTGAGCGCGCGGGTGGACGACGAGGGGATGCTGCGGTTCGCGGTGCGCGACACGGGCATCGGCATCTCGGCGCCGGACCAGGCGCTGGTGTGGGACGAGTTCACGCAGCTCGACACGCCGATGCACCGCAAGCACAAGGGCTCGGGGCTCGGCCTCAGCCTGGTGCGCAAGCTCGCCACGGTGCTGGGCGGCGAGGCGGGGCTCGAGAGCCAGCCGGGCGTCGGCACCACGGCGTGGCTCACCATGCCCGTGCTGCACCCCGACGTCGCGCAGCTGGCCGCGATGCGCGAGCGCGGCGCGCACCTGTCGGCCGGCGAGGCGCCGGTGCTGGTGCTCGAGGACGACCCGCAGGAGATGTTCGTCTACGAGCGCTACCTCGCCGGCTCGGGCTTCCGCGTCATCCCCGCACGCTCGGTGGCCGAGGCGCGCGAGGCGGTGCGGCACGTCACGCCGGCGGCCGTGGTGCTCGACGTGATGCTCGACGGCGAGACGAGCTGGCAGTTCCTCGAGGAGCTGAAGCGCGACCCGCGGCTGTGCGACGTGCCGGCGCTCGTCGTCACGGTGCTCGACCGCGAGCGCAAGGCGCGCGCGCTGGGCGCGAGCGAGTTCTTCGTGAAGCCGGTGGAGCAGCAGTGGCTGCTGCGGAAGCTGCAGTCCCTCGCGTCGCAGCGCGCCGACCGGCAGGTGCGCACGGTGCTCGTGATCGACGACGACGACGTGTCGCGCTACCTCGTGCGGCGCCTGCTGGCCGAGACGCCGTACCGCGTGATCGAGGCGGCGGACGGGCCGGACGGCGTGGTGATGGCGCGCGAGCAGCGCCCCGACGTCATCATCCTCGACTTCGTGCTGCGCACCGCGACCGCGTTCGACGTGCTGGACCAGCTCAAGCTCGATCCGGACACGCGCGGCATCCCGGTCGTCGTCAGCACGTCGCGCCAGCTGGCGGAGGAGGAGCGCCGCCGCCTGGCGACCGACACGGCGGCGATCATGTCGAAGGACCGGCTGTCGCGGGAGGTGGCGCTGGCGCGCATCCGCGACGCGCTCACGCTGGCCGTGGGCACGCAGGGCGTGTAG
- a CDS encoding ATP-binding protein — protein MMEGGGKASGVDPARPRADAADHGRMPVVLVVDDSDAKRYVSARWLRRAGFEVIEGRTGQDALAQAVQADLVVLDVRLPDINGIEVCRRLRADPMTAQVPVLHLSAHATSAHERASGLDGGADGYLTQPVDEEELIATVRALLRIRRVEGALKVSEERYRLAARATSDVLWDWDLATGVLRWSDAATALFRRPPAAVQSSAAWWFAQLHPDDRPRVVAGLRAIIDGDGEHWTDEYRLRRGDGTWATVYDRAFVAHDERGLPVRMIGSMLDVTERRRSEDALELLAEAGSRLAGALDSEETLRRFARFVVGRAADACVIFAGPALDASAEAQLVPDVVAAEDPARDRVRIAEAEATDARIARQLDALRAEHDSPAARAAVTLLQRHPQGLLLDVARDADADGRLDPSDAAARATLHRALDLPSALLVPLAARGHTFGIVLLGRGGSAGGTPYVDGDLALATELAGRAALAVDNALHYERAVIANRAKSDFLAVMSHELRTPLNAVLGYVDLLHLGIAGTQGPAASQYLDRIKLATRHLLGLIEQILLFSRMEAGRELVHAVPTDAAALAREAASLIEPLAREKSLEFVLRVGAPIGEDGVMPEVVPVAADAGADGAQAPPPELPLETDVDKARQILLNLLGNAVKFTAKGQVRLDVVSDAAAVRFVVSDTGIGIAPQHLERVFDPFWQVEQRKTRTAGGSGLGLTVSRRLARLLGGDVSATSVAGRGSRFVFTVPRTTELRRTELRMTEGRRTELRRTDERETEPRETRARSTATAG, from the coding sequence ATGATGGAGGGAGGAGGCAAGGCGTCGGGCGTGGATCCGGCGCGGCCGCGCGCCGACGCGGCCGATCACGGCCGCATGCCCGTGGTGCTCGTCGTCGACGACAGCGACGCGAAGCGCTACGTCTCCGCGCGCTGGCTGCGGCGCGCGGGCTTCGAGGTGATCGAGGGGCGCACGGGCCAGGACGCGCTGGCACAGGCGGTCCAGGCGGACCTGGTGGTGCTCGACGTGCGCCTCCCCGACATCAACGGCATCGAGGTCTGCCGCCGGCTGCGCGCCGACCCGATGACGGCGCAGGTCCCGGTGCTGCACCTCTCCGCGCACGCCACCAGCGCGCACGAGCGCGCGTCGGGGCTGGACGGCGGCGCCGACGGCTACCTCACGCAGCCGGTGGACGAGGAGGAGCTGATCGCGACGGTGCGCGCGCTGCTCCGCATCCGCCGCGTCGAGGGCGCGCTGAAGGTCAGCGAGGAGCGCTACCGCCTGGCCGCGCGCGCCACGAGCGACGTGCTGTGGGACTGGGACCTGGCGACGGGCGTGCTGCGATGGAGCGACGCCGCGACGGCGCTCTTCCGCCGGCCGCCCGCCGCGGTGCAGTCGTCGGCGGCGTGGTGGTTCGCGCAGCTGCATCCGGACGACCGCCCGCGCGTGGTCGCGGGGCTGCGCGCGATCATCGACGGCGACGGCGAGCACTGGACCGACGAGTACCGCCTGCGCCGCGGCGACGGCACGTGGGCCACCGTGTACGACCGCGCCTTCGTGGCGCACGACGAGCGCGGGCTGCCGGTGCGCATGATCGGCTCGATGCTCGACGTCACGGAGCGCCGCCGCTCCGAGGACGCGCTCGAGCTGCTGGCCGAGGCGGGCAGCCGGCTCGCCGGCGCGCTCGACTCCGAGGAGACGCTGCGCCGCTTCGCGCGCTTCGTCGTCGGCCGCGCGGCGGACGCCTGCGTGATCTTCGCGGGCCCCGCGCTCGACGCCAGCGCCGAGGCGCAGCTCGTCCCCGACGTCGTCGCGGCCGAGGATCCGGCGCGCGACCGCGTGCGCATCGCCGAGGCGGAGGCGACCGACGCGCGCATCGCGCGGCAGCTCGACGCGCTGCGCGCCGAGCACGACTCGCCGGCCGCGCGCGCCGCCGTGACGCTGCTGCAGCGCCATCCGCAGGGCCTCCTGCTGGACGTGGCGCGCGACGCGGACGCCGACGGGCGCCTCGACCCGTCCGACGCCGCCGCGCGCGCCACGCTGCACCGCGCGCTCGACCTGCCGTCGGCGCTGCTGGTGCCGCTGGCCGCGCGCGGCCACACCTTCGGCATCGTGCTGCTGGGACGCGGCGGGAGCGCGGGCGGCACGCCGTACGTGGATGGCGACCTCGCGCTGGCCACCGAGCTGGCGGGCCGCGCCGCGCTCGCGGTGGACAACGCGCTGCACTACGAGCGCGCCGTCATCGCCAACCGCGCCAAGAGCGACTTCCTCGCCGTGATGTCGCACGAGCTGCGCACGCCGCTCAACGCGGTGCTCGGCTACGTGGACCTGCTGCACCTCGGCATCGCGGGGACGCAGGGGCCGGCGGCGTCGCAGTATCTCGACCGCATCAAGCTCGCGACGCGGCACCTGCTCGGCCTCATCGAGCAGATCCTGCTCTTCTCGCGCATGGAGGCGGGGCGCGAGCTGGTGCACGCCGTGCCCACCGACGCGGCGGCGCTGGCGCGCGAGGCGGCGTCGCTCATCGAGCCGCTGGCGCGCGAGAAGTCGCTGGAGTTCGTGCTGCGCGTCGGCGCGCCGATCGGCGAGGACGGCGTGATGCCCGAGGTCGTGCCGGTCGCCGCGGACGCCGGCGCGGATGGCGCGCAGGCGCCGCCGCCCGAGCTGCCGCTGGAGACGGACGTCGACAAGGCGCGGCAGATCCTCCTCAACCTGCTCGGCAACGCGGTGAAGTTCACGGCGAAGGGGCAGGTGCGGCTGGACGTCGTGTCGGACGCCGCGGCGGTGCGCTTCGTCGTCAGCGACACGGGCATCGGCATCGCGCCGCAGCACCTGGAGCGCGTGTTCGATCCGTTCTGGCAGGTCGAGCAGCGCAAGACGCGCACGGCCGGCGGCAGCGGGCTCGGACTGACGGTGTCACGGCGGCTCGCGCGCCTGCTGGGCGGCGACGTCTCGGCCACCAGCGTGGCGGGGCGCGGCAGCCGGTTCGTGTTCACGGTGCCGCGGACGACGGAGCTGAGGAGAACGGAGCTGCGGATGACGGAAGGGCGGAGAACGGAACTGCGGAGGACGGACGAGCGTGAGACGGAACCGCGCGAGACGCGGGCGCGGAGCACCGCCACCGCAGGCTGA